One genomic segment of Paenibacillus sp. FSL H8-0332 includes these proteins:
- a CDS encoding Fur family transcriptional regulator produces MEARIDKIKQQLQSQGYKLTPQREATLRVLLENEDDHLSAEDVFMLVKEKAPEIGLATVYRTLELLSELHVVEKINFGDGVARYDLRTDTAKHHHHHLICVQCGSMDEIREDWLGPLEERLEQEYNFTVVDHRLDFHGICHRCKDKNPAEDNTPE; encoded by the coding sequence ATGGAAGCCCGAATAGACAAGATTAAGCAACAACTACAATCCCAAGGATACAAGCTTACACCTCAACGGGAAGCGACCTTAAGAGTTCTCCTGGAGAACGAGGATGATCATTTAAGTGCGGAAGATGTATTCATGCTTGTGAAAGAGAAGGCGCCCGAGATCGGTCTTGCCACCGTGTATCGTACCCTGGAACTGCTTAGCGAGCTTCATGTCGTGGAGAAGATCAATTTCGGAGACGGTGTGGCCCGCTATGACCTGCGTACGGATACGGCGAAGCATCATCACCATCATTTGATTTGTGTGCAGTGCGGAAGTATGGATGAGATTCGTGAGGATTGGCTGGGACCGCTGGAAGAGCGGCTGGAGCAGGAATACAACTTCACGGTGGTTGATCATAGACTTGATTTTCACGGAATATGCCACCGCTGCAAGGATAAGAACCCGGCAGAGGACAATACTCCCGAATAA
- the spoIIM gene encoding stage II sporulation protein M translates to MRSLKLMVKEQTPLYIFVAVLFLVGVVFGALIVTALTLDQQQELGDYLSNFFVTVDQQGLPAAQDSYWSIAAFHLKWVGLIWVLGLSVIGLPGILILDFLKGVLIGFTVGTLVSQYSWHGMLFALVSVAPHNLVLIPVLLVCSAAALGFSLLMIRSRVLGQQRRTQVTHPFMMYTLLSLGMALLVMGISGFEAWVTPVMMRWVTPMLVSAA, encoded by the coding sequence GTGCGCAGTTTAAAGCTGATGGTGAAGGAACAGACGCCTCTTTATATTTTTGTCGCGGTATTATTTCTGGTCGGGGTGGTCTTCGGAGCGCTTATCGTCACTGCGCTTACGCTGGATCAGCAGCAGGAGCTGGGCGATTACTTAAGCAATTTCTTCGTGACGGTCGATCAGCAGGGGCTGCCTGCCGCGCAGGATTCATACTGGAGCATCGCCGCTTTTCATCTGAAGTGGGTCGGCCTGATCTGGGTGCTCGGCTTGTCCGTGATCGGACTCCCGGGAATACTGATTCTGGATTTCCTCAAAGGTGTGCTGATCGGCTTCACCGTCGGCACTCTGGTCAGCCAATATTCCTGGCACGGCATGCTGTTCGCCCTGGTCTCCGTCGCTCCGCATAATCTGGTGCTGATTCCGGTGTTGCTGGTATGCAGCGCGGCTGCCCTAGGGTTCTCCCTGCTGATGATCCGCAGCCGTGTGCTGGGACAGCAGCGCCGCACGCAGGTGACTCATCCGTTCATGATGTATACGCTGCTCTCGCTGGGGATGGCGCTGCTGGTGATGGGAATCTCCGGCTTCGAGGCCTGGGTGACACCGGTAATGATGCGCTGGGTTACGCCGATGCTGGTGTCGGCCGCATGA
- a CDS encoding endonuclease Q family protein → MALAAELSSVYCDLHVHIGRTSEGQAVKISGSRDLTFAGIAKEAAERKGIGLIGIIDSHSPGVLRDIHAALDSGEMTIAEGGGIAYRGTTILLGTEIEIREPGRRECHVLAFMPDVGTMEDFSTWMSAHMRNVNLSSQRLYAPSRVLQDEITGRGGLLIPAHIFTPHKGLYGCAAERMAELFDLERIAAVELGLSADSEMAGYISELDRYSFLTNSDAHSLGKIGREYNVIEMREPSFEELKLALQRSEGRRVSANFGLNPRLGKYHRTYCGGCGSIIDEAYSTSERCPYCGSPKLVQGVLDRILQIADRSLPQVPDYRPPYQYQVPLEFIPGLGKRKLNLLLEAFGTEMNILHRAAEAELAAVAGAELAGLIVLARSGRLVLSSGGGGTYGKVLKS, encoded by the coding sequence ATGGCACTAGCGGCGGAACTCAGCAGCGTCTACTGCGATCTGCATGTGCATATCGGACGGACTTCGGAGGGCCAGGCGGTCAAAATCAGCGGCAGCCGTGACCTCACCTTCGCCGGCATTGCCAAGGAAGCGGCGGAGCGCAAGGGGATTGGCCTGATCGGCATCATCGACAGCCATTCCCCGGGGGTGCTGCGGGATATTCATGCTGCGCTTGATTCCGGGGAGATGACGATAGCAGAAGGCGGCGGAATTGCCTACAGGGGGACAACGATCCTCCTGGGGACCGAGATCGAGATCCGTGAGCCTGGGCGGCGGGAGTGCCATGTCCTGGCCTTCATGCCGGACGTCGGGACGATGGAGGATTTCAGCACCTGGATGAGCGCCCATATGCGCAATGTGAACCTCAGCTCCCAGCGCCTGTACGCCCCTTCCAGGGTGCTTCAGGACGAGATTACCGGGCGGGGCGGGCTGCTGATCCCGGCACATATTTTCACGCCTCATAAGGGGCTCTATGGCTGTGCGGCCGAGCGGATGGCTGAGTTATTCGATCTGGAACGTATCGCTGCTGTGGAACTGGGCCTCAGTGCGGATTCAGAGATGGCAGGGTATATCTCGGAGCTTGACCGTTACAGCTTCCTGACCAATTCCGATGCCCATTCCCTCGGCAAAATCGGCCGCGAGTACAATGTCATCGAGATGCGAGAGCCCTCCTTCGAGGAGCTGAAGCTGGCGCTCCAGCGCTCGGAAGGACGCAGGGTCAGCGCCAACTTCGGGCTGAATCCCCGGCTGGGCAAATATCACCGGACCTACTGCGGCGGCTGCGGCAGCATCATCGATGAAGCCTACAGCACCTCGGAGCGCTGCCCGTATTGCGGCAGTCCGAAGCTGGTCCAGGGTGTGCTGGACCGTATTCTGCAGATTGCCGACCGTTCGCTGCCGCAGGTACCGGATTACCGGCCTCCGTACCAATACCAGGTGCCGCTGGAGTTCATTCCAGGCCTTGGCAAGCGTAAGCTGAACCTGCTGCTGGAGGCTTTTGGCACAGAGATGAACATTCTGCACCGGGCTGCGGAAGCCGAGCTTGCCGCTGTAGCGGGGGCAGAGCTGGCGGGGCTGATCGTGCTGGCCCGCAGCGGGCGGCTCGTTCTCTCTTCAGGAGGCGGAGGCACCTACGGCAAGGTACTCAAAAGCTAA
- a CDS encoding NUDIX hydrolase produces the protein MKKDEINRNPALDEETLSTKPIFAGHIISLQVDTVRLPDGNTATREVVKHPGAVAVLALNQGKMLVVEQYRQPMHRTEVEIPAGKLDPGEDPLAAAGRELQEETGFHSGRLKLLKSFYTSPGFADEIIHLYVTEDAQPGEMALDEDEFLEVSELTLEEAYQYIADGRIADAKTMMAVYAWHLYTLTGQWH, from the coding sequence ATGAAAAAAGATGAAATAAACCGCAACCCCGCATTGGATGAAGAAACATTGTCAACAAAGCCGATTTTTGCAGGCCACATTATTTCGCTTCAGGTGGATACTGTGAGACTGCCGGACGGCAACACCGCAACCCGGGAAGTCGTGAAGCACCCTGGAGCTGTAGCCGTGCTGGCCTTGAATCAGGGTAAAATGCTGGTCGTGGAGCAGTACCGTCAGCCGATGCACCGTACCGAGGTGGAGATTCCCGCAGGCAAGCTGGACCCGGGCGAAGATCCGCTGGCGGCTGCGGGCCGTGAGCTTCAGGAGGAGACCGGATTTCACAGCGGGAGGCTGAAGCTTCTGAAGTCGTTCTACACCTCTCCCGGCTTCGCCGACGAGATCATTCACCTCTATGTGACCGAGGATGCCCAGCCGGGAGAGATGGCGCTGGATGAGGATGAATTCCTGGAGGTCTCCGAGCTTACGCTTGAGGAAGCCTACCAGTACATTGCGGACGGACGTATCGCCGATGCCAAGACGATGATGGCGGTCTATGCCTGGCATCTGTACACGCTGACAGGCCAATGGCACTAG
- a CDS encoding M20/M25/M40 family metallo-hydrolase: MISQDRLIHEFMELVQIDSETRNERQIADVLKEKFGSLGLTATEDDSQERTGHGAGNLFVTWPADSGVSAPKLLFTCHMDTVVPGQKIKPTLGEDGWIRSDGSTILGADDKAGLAALFEAIRVIQEQKLPHGQIQFVITAGEESGLMGARAMDPAHLDADMGFALDSNGEVGAIAIAAPAQAKVTMQIFGKSAHAGVNPEDGISAIQVASKAISAMKLGRIDKETTANIGKFAGGGPTNVVCDHVQLDAEARSIVQEKVEKQIASMREALETTARDHGAQSEFRSEIIYPAFSFNGNDPVVQLADRAITSLGLTTRLFASGGGSDANVFNGLNVPVVNLAVGYEDIHTTQERIKAADIVKVASLVVAIVAESQKG; encoded by the coding sequence ATGATATCACAAGACCGATTGATCCATGAGTTCATGGAACTTGTCCAGATTGACAGTGAGACCCGGAATGAACGGCAGATTGCCGATGTGCTTAAGGAGAAGTTCGGCAGCCTGGGCCTTACCGCGACAGAAGATGACTCTCAGGAGAGAACGGGACACGGAGCTGGCAACCTGTTCGTGACCTGGCCTGCGGACAGCGGAGTGAGCGCGCCGAAGCTGCTGTTCACCTGCCATATGGATACCGTAGTGCCCGGCCAGAAGATCAAGCCTACCCTGGGGGAAGACGGCTGGATTCGAAGCGATGGCAGCACGATTCTTGGAGCGGATGATAAAGCGGGACTGGCTGCCTTATTCGAAGCAATCCGGGTTATTCAGGAGCAGAAGCTGCCGCACGGGCAGATTCAGTTCGTGATTACGGCAGGCGAAGAGTCCGGGCTGATGGGCGCACGCGCGATGGACCCGGCACATCTGGATGCAGACATGGGCTTCGCGCTGGATTCCAACGGTGAAGTGGGAGCCATCGCTATTGCAGCACCCGCACAGGCAAAGGTAACGATGCAGATCTTCGGCAAATCCGCCCATGCAGGCGTGAACCCGGAGGATGGCATCAGCGCCATTCAGGTAGCGAGCAAAGCGATTTCGGCCATGAAGCTTGGACGGATCGACAAGGAGACCACAGCGAATATCGGCAAGTTTGCCGGCGGCGGACCGACGAATGTGGTCTGCGATCATGTGCAGCTGGATGCGGAGGCCCGCAGTATTGTGCAGGAGAAGGTAGAGAAGCAGATTGCCTCCATGCGGGAGGCGCTGGAGACTACCGCGCGCGACCACGGCGCGCAGAGTGAATTCCGCAGCGAGATTATCTATCCGGCGTTCAGCTTTAATGGGAATGATCCGGTTGTTCAATTGGCTGACCGGGCGATCACTTCGCTGGGTCTGACTACCCGGCTGTTCGCCTCCGGCGGCGGCAGTGATGCCAATGTGTTCAACGGCCTGAACGTTCCGGTTGTGAATCTGGCGGTTGGCTACGAGGATATCCACACCACGCAGGAGCGGATCAAGGCCGCAGACATCGTCAAGGTGGCCAGCCTGGTCGTTGCCATTGTGGCCGAGAGCCAGAAGGGCTAA
- the prli42 gene encoding stressosome-associated protein Prli42 codes for MQRQKWFRIIIYIMLFAMIASTVLFVIEPFLAG; via the coding sequence ATGCAACGACAAAAATGGTTTCGCATTATCATCTACATCATGCTGTTCGCTATGATCGCCTCTACGGTGCTGTTCGTCATCGAACCTTTTTTGGCCGGTTAA
- the lipB gene encoding lipoyl(octanoyl) transferase LipB yields the protein MENLNLSKLTVTILPLMEYGAAWELQKEAVHAIDAGTASEQLILLQHPPTYTIGSQNHPEHLLLSGEQLRQQGIALFEIDRGGDITYHGPGQLVGYPLLKLGENGKVDLHGYLRRLESVIIAYLEAYGITGTRKQGYTGVWVGDEKICAIGVKFNKCKFRRGFVTSHGFAFNVSAGIGQSGFTGIIPCGIAEYGVTSLEECTGRAFDIGTVAEELVPHFLEQFPYSQTAPGESGRCYLSAKRD from the coding sequence ATGGAGAATTTGAACCTAAGCAAACTTACAGTTACCATTCTTCCGCTGATGGAGTACGGGGCGGCCTGGGAGCTGCAAAAGGAAGCGGTGCATGCGATTGACGCGGGCACTGCTTCCGAGCAGCTGATTCTTTTGCAGCATCCGCCCACGTACACCATCGGTTCGCAGAATCATCCGGAGCATCTGCTCCTCAGCGGGGAACAACTCAGGCAGCAGGGAATTGCGCTGTTTGAGATTGACCGCGGGGGAGATATTACATATCATGGGCCCGGCCAGCTGGTCGGGTACCCGCTTTTGAAGCTGGGCGAGAACGGCAAGGTTGATCTGCACGGCTATCTGCGCAGGCTGGAGTCGGTTATTATTGCGTACCTGGAGGCCTATGGAATTACGGGAACCCGCAAGCAGGGGTATACCGGGGTGTGGGTCGGTGATGAGAAAATCTGTGCAATCGGTGTAAAATTCAACAAGTGTAAATTCCGCAGGGGGTTTGTCACCAGCCATGGTTTCGCCTTCAACGTATCGGCCGGAATCGGGCAAAGCGGCTTCACAGGGATTATCCCCTGCGGTATTGCGGAATACGGAGTGACCTCGCTTGAGGAATGCACGGGACGCGCTTTTGACATCGGGACGGTTGCTGAAGAGCTGGTGCCGCATTTCCTGGAGCAGTTTCCGTATAGCCAAACAGCGCCCGGGGAATCCGGACGCTGTTACTTAAGTGCTAAGCGTGATTAA
- a CDS encoding dihydrolipoamide acetyltransferase family protein: MSDNTTLTDVIMPQLAESLVSATIGKWLKQPGDSIEQYEPICELITDKVNAELPATVDGTLVELLAEEGQTVSVGEIIARIAVAGSAAAPSPAASGDAPTPAAAPPASSGTAPQAAHAAARPPVPAAAYDAAAPMRARYSPAVQSLAAEHGINLAAVPGTGLGGRITRKDVLTFLESGAAAVQPPASAAATAAAQAPAVQPPVSAAVPAAAQAPAVQTPVFQPVQDEFQPVRNSGLHLSESPKIPTIEIEGGRGSSSEYLIDVTPIRNTIATRMRQSVSEIPHAWTMIEVDVTNLVVLRNKLKDEFKRKEGINLTYLAFLMKAVVSAIKDYPIMNSVWAVDKIIVKRDINISLAVGTEDSVMTPVIKKADQKNVAGLAREIDELALKTREGKLRLDDMQGGTFTVNNTGSFGSILSYPIINYPQAAILTFESIVKKPVVINDMIAVRSMANICLSLDHRILDGVISGRFLQRVKDNVEGYTPETKLY, encoded by the coding sequence ATGTCTGACAATACAACGCTGACGGATGTAATCATGCCGCAGCTGGCCGAATCGCTGGTATCGGCGACCATCGGGAAATGGCTGAAGCAGCCGGGAGATTCGATAGAGCAATACGAGCCGATCTGCGAGCTGATCACGGATAAGGTGAACGCAGAGCTGCCTGCAACGGTAGACGGTACACTGGTCGAGTTACTGGCGGAAGAGGGCCAGACGGTCAGCGTCGGCGAAATCATCGCCCGCATCGCTGTGGCCGGCTCCGCTGCGGCCCCGTCACCGGCAGCTTCCGGTGACGCCCCTACACCTGCCGCTGCCCCGCCTGCGTCATCCGGCACCGCCCCGCAGGCGGCTCACGCCGCCGCGCGGCCGCCAGTGCCCGCTGCGGCTTATGACGCCGCAGCTCCAATGCGGGCCCGTTACTCTCCGGCTGTGCAGTCGCTGGCCGCCGAGCACGGCATCAACCTGGCGGCCGTGCCGGGCACCGGCCTGGGCGGACGTATCACACGCAAGGATGTGCTCACGTTCCTGGAGAGCGGCGCCGCAGCCGTTCAGCCTCCGGCCTCCGCCGCAGCCACTGCTGCTGCGCAGGCCCCAGCCGTTCAGCCTCCGGTCTCCGCCGCTGTCCCTGCTGCTGCGCAGGCCCCCGCCGTGCAGACGCCTGTATTCCAGCCGGTTCAGGATGAATTTCAGCCGGTCCGCAACTCCGGCCTGCACTTAAGCGAATCGCCGAAGATTCCGACGATTGAGATCGAAGGCGGACGGGGCAGCAGCTCGGAATATCTGATCGATGTGACGCCGATTCGCAACACGATTGCAACCCGGATGCGCCAGAGCGTCTCGGAGATTCCGCATGCCTGGACGATGATCGAGGTCGATGTGACCAATCTGGTGGTGCTGCGCAACAAGCTGAAGGATGAGTTCAAGCGCAAGGAAGGGATTAACCTGACCTATCTCGCTTTTCTGATGAAGGCTGTGGTCAGTGCGATCAAGGATTACCCGATCATGAACTCCGTCTGGGCCGTTGACAAAATCATTGTCAAACGCGACATCAACATCTCGCTGGCCGTAGGCACAGAGGATTCGGTCATGACGCCAGTCATCAAAAAAGCCGATCAGAAGAATGTCGCCGGGCTGGCCCGCGAGATCGACGAACTGGCACTCAAGACACGTGAGGGCAAGCTGCGCCTGGACGATATGCAGGGCGGCACGTTCACGGTGAACAACACCGGCTCGTTCGGCTCGATTCTGTCTTATCCGATCATCAACTATCCGCAGGCGGCGATTCTGACTTTTGAATCCATTGTCAAAAAGCCTGTCGTCATCAATGATATGATTGCCGTACGTTCGATGGCGAATATCTGCCTGTCGCTGGATCACCGGATTCTGGACGGAGTCATCAGCGGACGGTTCCTGCAGCGCGTGAAGGATAATGTGGAAGGCTACACCCCGGAGACGAAGCTCTACTAA
- a CDS encoding alpha-ketoacid dehydrogenase subunit beta, with amino-acid sequence MAMMEYIDAIRLAMKEEMERDESVFVLGEDVGVKGGVFTTTKGLQEQFGAERVLDTPLAESAIAGVAIGAAMYGMKPIAEMQYSDFMLPATNQIISEAAKIRYRSNNDWSCPIVIRAPIGGGIFGGLYHSQCPESIFFGTPGLKIVAPYSAADAKGLLKAAVRDPDPVLFFENKKCYKLIKGDVPEGDYTVPIGEANLLREGSDITVIGYSLPLHFAMQAAEELEKEHGVTAHILDLRTLQPLDREAIIAAVRQTGKVLIVHEDNKTGGIGAEVAAIIAEHCLFDLDAPIFRLCGPDVPAMPISPPMEKFFLLSKDKVKAEMLRLAQY; translated from the coding sequence ATGGCGATGATGGAATATATTGATGCAATCCGGCTGGCAATGAAGGAAGAGATGGAGCGCGATGAGTCGGTATTCGTGCTGGGTGAGGATGTCGGCGTGAAGGGCGGTGTGTTCACAACCACCAAAGGCTTGCAGGAGCAGTTCGGAGCAGAGCGGGTGCTGGATACGCCGCTTGCGGAATCTGCCATTGCAGGGGTGGCCATCGGCGCTGCGATGTACGGCATGAAGCCGATTGCCGAGATGCAGTACTCGGATTTCATGCTGCCCGCAACCAACCAAATTATCAGCGAAGCAGCCAAAATCCGCTACCGTTCCAATAATGACTGGAGCTGTCCGATTGTCATCCGCGCGCCGATCGGCGGCGGAATCTTCGGCGGACTGTATCATTCCCAGTGTCCTGAATCCATCTTCTTCGGTACACCGGGACTTAAGATTGTGGCCCCTTATTCGGCGGCTGATGCGAAGGGACTGCTCAAAGCCGCTGTCCGTGATCCAGACCCGGTGCTGTTCTTCGAGAACAAGAAATGCTACAAGCTGATCAAAGGCGATGTGCCGGAAGGCGACTACACCGTGCCGATTGGTGAAGCGAATCTACTGCGTGAGGGCAGCGATATTACGGTGATCGGGTATAGTTTGCCGCTGCATTTTGCGATGCAGGCAGCGGAGGAGCTGGAGAAGGAGCATGGCGTTACCGCGCATATCCTGGATCTGCGCACACTCCAGCCGCTGGACCGCGAGGCGATTATTGCCGCTGTCCGGCAGACCGGCAAGGTGCTGATTGTCCATGAGGACAACAAGACCGGAGGCATCGGCGCTGAAGTGGCGGCGATCATCGCCGAGCACTGTCTGTTCGACCTCGATGCCCCAATCTTCCGCCTTTGCGGACCCGATGTCCCGGCGATGCCAATCTCACCGCCGATGGAGAAATTCTTCCTGCTCAGCAAGGATAAGGTCAAGGCTGAGATGCTGCGTCTGGCGCAGTATTAA
- a CDS encoding thiamine pyrophosphate-dependent dehydrogenase E1 component subunit alpha gives MESQGTVDTVNRHKQLGLTDGQVIDMYRFMQLGRKYDERSLLLQRAGKINFHVSGIGQEAAQVAAAFALDRENDFFLPYYRDYAFVLSVGMTTRELMLSVFAKAEDPNSGGRQMPGHFGSKRLRIVTGSSPVTTQVPHAAGFALAAKMQKKKFVSFVTFGEGSSNQGDFHEACNFAGVNKLPVIIFCQNNQYAISIPAHKQLGGKVSDRALGYGFPGIRVDGNDPLEVYRVVKEARERAVAGEGPTLIEAMMYRLSPHSTSDNDLAYRTQEEVDANWKKDGIAAFRTYLTGLGLWSDEQERDLAAEYNLELKEAITYAENAPFPKPEDTLLHVYDESGLKGGA, from the coding sequence ATGGAATCCCAAGGTACTGTAGACACCGTTAACAGACATAAGCAGCTTGGACTCACAGACGGCCAGGTTATTGATATGTACAGATTCATGCAGCTCGGACGGAAATATGATGAGCGCAGTCTGCTGTTGCAGCGTGCGGGGAAGATCAATTTCCATGTATCCGGCATCGGGCAGGAAGCGGCGCAGGTCGCGGCTGCATTTGCGCTGGACCGGGAGAACGACTTTTTCCTTCCGTATTACCGGGACTATGCGTTTGTTCTCTCGGTAGGAATGACCACGCGAGAGCTGATGCTGTCCGTATTCGCCAAGGCGGAGGACCCCAACAGCGGCGGCCGGCAAATGCCAGGCCACTTCGGCAGCAAGCGCCTGCGGATTGTAACGGGCTCAAGCCCGGTCACGACCCAGGTCCCTCATGCAGCAGGCTTCGCGCTTGCGGCGAAGATGCAGAAGAAGAAGTTCGTCTCCTTTGTCACCTTTGGGGAAGGCTCCAGTAACCAGGGAGATTTCCATGAAGCCTGTAACTTTGCGGGTGTGAATAAGCTGCCTGTCATTATATTTTGCCAGAATAACCAGTATGCGATCTCCATCCCGGCTCATAAACAGCTTGGCGGCAAGGTCAGCGACCGTGCGCTGGGGTATGGCTTCCCCGGTATCCGGGTGGACGGCAATGATCCGCTTGAGGTCTACCGTGTAGTGAAGGAAGCCCGGGAGCGTGCGGTTGCCGGAGAGGGGCCGACCTTGATTGAAGCGATGATGTACCGTCTCTCGCCGCATTCCACTTCGGATAATGATCTGGCTTACCGGACCCAGGAAGAAGTCGATGCGAACTGGAAAAAAGACGGCATCGCCGCGTTCCGCACGTATCTCACCGGACTCGGTCTGTGGAGTGACGAGCAGGAGCGTGATCTGGCTGCCGAATATAATCTTGAATTGAAAGAGGCCATAACCTACGCGGAGAATGCACCGTTCCCGAAACCGGAAGATACGCTGCTGCATGTGTACGATGAATCCGGCCTTAAGGGAGGAGCTTAA
- the lpdA gene encoding dihydrolipoyl dehydrogenase has protein sequence MTMTCDVAILGGGTGGYVAAIRAAQLGKSVIVIEMDKLGGTCLHRGCIPSKSLLRSAEVLAEINESESYGIETTGTKLVFPKVQQRKEAVVEQLHQGVQYLMRKHKIQVLKGKGRIIGPSIFSPRSGAVAVELENGEMETVVSTNLIIATGSRPRVLPGLTPDGKVILSSEEALTLEELPASIIIVGGGVIGVEWASMLADFGVQVTVVEAAGQLLPQEDEEVARELLLLLKKRGVRVLTGTTVDAETCTVSETGITIEARKGEQSQSLSADKLLVSVGRVANIENLGLENTDIRFDTGVIAVNANMQTGEPHIYAIGDCIGGLQLAHAASHEGIRAVNHLAGEALHPYEAHLIPRCVYTRPEVASVGYTEKEAKELGRETVTGKFPFSAIGKAIVYGMKDGFVKVVADAKNGDILGVQMIGPHVTDLIGEAALAQILDATPWEVGEAVHAHPTLSEIIGEAMLAVDGRAIGY, from the coding sequence ATGACAATGACCTGTGATGTAGCGATACTTGGCGGTGGCACCGGCGGTTATGTGGCAGCGATCCGCGCTGCGCAGCTGGGCAAATCTGTTATCGTTATTGAAATGGACAAGCTGGGCGGAACCTGTCTGCACCGCGGCTGTATTCCCAGCAAATCACTGCTGCGCAGTGCAGAGGTATTGGCTGAAATCAACGAGAGCGAAAGCTACGGTATAGAGACTACGGGCACCAAGCTAGTGTTCCCCAAAGTGCAGCAGCGCAAGGAAGCGGTAGTGGAGCAGCTTCATCAGGGGGTGCAGTATCTGATGCGCAAGCACAAGATTCAGGTGCTGAAGGGCAAAGGCCGGATCATCGGGCCTTCGATTTTCTCCCCGCGAAGCGGCGCAGTGGCGGTGGAACTGGAAAATGGTGAGATGGAGACCGTGGTCTCTACGAATCTCATCATCGCTACCGGTTCGCGTCCCCGCGTTCTGCCGGGTCTTACGCCGGACGGCAAGGTGATTCTGAGCAGTGAAGAAGCGCTGACGCTTGAGGAGCTGCCGGCCTCAATAATTATTGTGGGCGGCGGGGTAATCGGAGTGGAGTGGGCGTCTATGCTGGCTGATTTCGGAGTACAGGTGACTGTCGTTGAGGCTGCCGGACAGCTTTTGCCGCAGGAGGATGAAGAGGTGGCCCGCGAGCTGCTGCTCCTGCTGAAGAAACGTGGAGTCCGGGTGCTCACCGGAACAACGGTAGATGCAGAGACCTGCACGGTGTCAGAGACTGGGATTACGATTGAAGCCCGCAAGGGGGAACAGAGCCAGAGTCTGTCGGCTGACAAACTGCTCGTATCCGTGGGGCGCGTAGCGAATATTGAGAATCTCGGACTTGAAAATACAGATATCCGCTTCGACACAGGTGTCATTGCGGTAAATGCTAATATGCAGACGGGTGAACCGCATATCTACGCGATTGGCGATTGTATCGGCGGACTGCAGCTGGCTCATGCTGCCAGCCATGAAGGCATCCGTGCCGTTAACCATCTGGCCGGTGAAGCACTCCATCCATATGAAGCCCATTTGATTCCCCGCTGTGTCTATACACGGCCGGAAGTCGCCAGTGTCGGTTACACGGAGAAGGAAGCGAAGGAGCTCGGCCGCGAGACGGTAACCGGCAAGTTCCCGTTCTCCGCCATCGGCAAAGCCATTGTCTACGGCATGAAGGACGGCTTCGTGAAGGTGGTAGCTGATGCGAAGAACGGGGATATCCTCGGTGTGCAGATGATCGGTCCGCATGTGACCGATCTGATCGGCGAAGCGGCACTGGCGCAGATCCTGGATGCTACACCTTGGGAAGTCGGAGAGGCTGTTCATGCCCATCCTACCTTGTCTGAAATTATCGGGGAAGCGATGCTGGCGGTGGATGGAAGAGCTATCGGATACTAG
- a CDS encoding DUF2627 domain-containing protein, translating to MKLLISRFIAILILVIPGLLAMTGFLMMKDDLFNYISMHGDDTAVPDFAWLHFGGGLLLFLAGMSFLGGWILTRDRKKNYVGPRFREKQKAEQPPS from the coding sequence ATGAAACTGCTGATTTCACGCTTCATTGCCATCCTTATTCTGGTGATCCCCGGCCTCCTGGCGATGACGGGCTTCCTGATGATGAAAGATGATCTGTTCAACTATATCTCCATGCATGGCGACGATACTGCCGTGCCGGATTTCGCCTGGCTGCATTTCGGCGGCGGACTGCTCTTATTCCTGGCAGGAATGTCCTTCCTCGGCGGCTGGATTCTGACCCGTGACCGCAAAAAGAACTATGTGGGCCCCCGCTTCAGAGAGAAACAGAAAGCCGAGCAGCCCCCGTCCTAA